GGGGCGGTGGCCGGGGCGGAAGCCGGTTCCTTCTTCTCGGCCTGGCCGTTGGCTGGCTTTCCGCTCGCCTCGGCCTGACCGGTCGGCTTCAGCTTGTCGGAATAGTCGGTGACGTACCAGCCGCTTCCCTTGAACATGATGGCGGGCGGCGAGATCACCTTGCTGACCGGTTGGCCGCACCGGGCGCAACTGGAGACCGGCGGGTCGCTGATCTTCTGCCTCACCTCGAACCGGTGCCGGCAGCTCTGACAGAGATATTCGTAGATCGGCACGAATTCACCTCATCATCCGGTCGGTGACGGACCAGCCGGCACGGTCGTTTTTTGACATAACACCGCGGACGGCAAAGTCAAGCCGACGGACGGCACGT
This portion of the Nitrospirota bacterium genome encodes:
- a CDS encoding FmdB family zinc ribbon protein; protein product: MPIYEYLCQSCRHRFEVRQKISDPPVSSCARCGQPVSKVISPPAIMFKGSGWYVTDYSDKLKPTGQAEASGKPANGQAEKKEPASAPATAPSAPASPSAGTGSGTAASSSGTASSPPAKST